The following proteins are co-located in the Sporosarcina pasteurii genome:
- a CDS encoding LysM peptidoglycan-binding domain-containing protein: protein MKKTVFSVLATTTLATMIAVGDAEASSDTYNVKSGDSLWKIATSHNISVSNLKAWNNLSSDLIFPNQRLVVSAGGSTTTNNSTATSQPATTPSQSTSTYTVKRGDTLGGIAAAHRTTVANLASLNGISNVNVISVGQVLKVNGTTTSNSNTGTSSNTTTSRPSTQTNSSASTSTYTVVRGDTLSHIGRKFGLSVNSLMSMNGLNSHMIYVGQKLKVSGTASSNTSSNSSSVVGTSNPKPAVSGISAYSSVISQALSHRGVPYVWGGSSPRGFDCSGFIYYVFNQSGISVPRTNTEGFYSRSFEISNPIPGDLVFFDNTYKRGLSHMGIYLGNGQFVHAGSKGIVIANVNDSYWKPRFNSYKRLYEVID from the coding sequence TTGAAAAAGACGGTCTTTTCGGTTTTAGCCACTACGACGTTAGCAACAATGATTGCTGTTGGCGATGCAGAAGCATCTTCAGATACATATAATGTAAAATCTGGTGATTCACTATGGAAGATTGCCACATCACATAATATTTCAGTTAGTAATTTAAAAGCATGGAATAACTTAAGTTCAGATTTAATCTTCCCTAACCAAAGGCTTGTAGTTTCTGCTGGTGGTTCAACAACTACAAACAATTCAACTGCTACAAGTCAACCAGCTACGACACCTTCACAATCAACTAGTACATACACTGTAAAACGTGGAGATACACTTGGCGGGATTGCCGCTGCTCATAGAACAACGGTTGCCAATTTAGCTTCGTTGAATGGAATTAGTAATGTGAACGTGATTAGTGTTGGACAAGTATTAAAAGTGAATGGAACAACAACTTCTAACTCAAACACTGGAACAAGTTCAAATACGACAACATCTCGTCCAAGCACACAGACAAACTCAAGTGCTTCGACATCAACTTACACAGTTGTACGTGGAGATACGCTCTCCCATATTGGTCGCAAATTTGGTTTGAGTGTAAATTCACTTATGAGTATGAACGGCCTTAATTCCCATATGATCTACGTCGGACAAAAGCTGAAAGTAAGTGGCACAGCAAGTTCAAATACGAGCTCAAATTCTAGCTCAGTCGTAGGCACATCAAACCCTAAACCTGCAGTTTCTGGAATCAGCGCGTATAGTTCTGTTATTAGTCAAGCACTTTCACATCGTGGTGTTCCATACGTATGGGGCGGTTCATCCCCACGCGGCTTTGATTGCAGTGGGTTTATTTACTACGTATTCAATCAGTCAGGGATTTCAGTTCCAAGAACAAATACGGAAGGCTTCTATAGCCGTTCATTTGAAATTAGCAATCCAATTCCTGGTGACCTTGTATTCTTCGACAATACATACAAAAGAGGACTTTCTCATATGGGAATTTACCTCGGTAACGGACAATTTGTTCACGCAGGTTCAAAAGGCATTGTCATTGCAAACGTGAACGACAGTTACTGGAAACCAAGATTTAATAGCTACAAACGTTTATATGAAGTAATCGATTGA
- a CDS encoding acyltransferase, translating into MKKRYLYEITFVRAIACLLVVMVHVGVRFYYAYDGNHTVLTNFLNQISRVGTPLFAVLSGFLLYNQALNRGFNLSTFIKSRLVKILLPFIFWSFFYLIYKSYFRNYSFPNFSSKKELLDFMYMFLTGGSHYHLYFIVLVIQFYLLFLVIRNVSKLKTIIIMMICSLYLNYTFVTNKFILGNSYLTKFINSRAFLLEWIYYFMLGILFVKLWPKIHEYLIRNNNSRYMILVGGIILFLTIFDYQTHQMIINSNQNLLYFINVPIVFLVLVSLYYQLIQINVAIVKALIYAGNFSMGIYFLHPFVIYLYQDTLPFDVTAQSWLIFPYFIAVVAICMFILKAMSYIPFYEYIITIVKTRKEHLDASMSSTYRLLKDNNAQTSQPLVNKHIENIYRSK; encoded by the coding sequence TTGAAGAAGCGTTATTTGTATGAAATCACTTTTGTACGTGCGATTGCTTGTTTATTGGTAGTAATGGTCCACGTAGGAGTCCGATTTTATTATGCATACGATGGAAATCATACAGTTTTGACTAACTTTCTAAACCAAATTTCGAGGGTTGGTACTCCACTTTTTGCTGTGCTCAGTGGGTTTTTATTATACAATCAAGCATTAAATAGAGGTTTTAACTTAAGTACATTTATTAAAAGTAGACTCGTTAAAATCCTTCTACCTTTTATTTTCTGGAGCTTTTTTTACTTAATTTATAAATCTTATTTTCGAAATTATAGCTTTCCTAACTTTTCTTCCAAAAAAGAACTGTTAGATTTCATGTATATGTTTTTAACAGGCGGATCACATTACCATCTGTACTTTATTGTTTTAGTGATTCAATTTTATTTATTATTTTTAGTCATTCGAAATGTAAGTAAATTAAAAACCATAATTATTATGATGATTTGCTCTCTATATCTAAATTACACATTTGTGACGAACAAATTCATACTAGGAAATAGTTATTTAACTAAATTCATTAACAGCAGGGCGTTTTTATTAGAATGGATTTACTATTTCATGCTTGGTATTTTATTTGTAAAACTTTGGCCCAAAATACATGAATACCTTATCAGAAATAATAATAGTAGATATATGATATTAGTAGGCGGAATTATTTTATTCCTTACTATATTTGATTATCAGACACACCAAATGATTATTAATTCAAACCAGAACCTCTTATATTTTATCAATGTACCAATTGTTTTTTTAGTTCTGGTAAGTCTGTACTATCAGTTGATACAAATTAATGTAGCCATCGTAAAAGCATTAATTTATGCTGGGAATTTTTCTATGGGAATATACTTCCTTCACCCATTCGTTATCTATTTATATCAAGATACATTACCTTTTGATGTAACGGCTCAATCTTGGTTAATATTTCCTTATTTTATAGCAGTAGTAGCGATTTGCATGTTCATTTTAAAAGCAATGTCCTATATTCCTTTTTATGAATATATCATTACAATTGTTAAGACTAGAAAAGAGCACCTCGATGCTTCTATGAGTAGTACTTATAGATTACTAAAAGATAATAATGCTCAGACTTCACAACCTCTTGTTAATAAGCATATAGAAAATATATATCGGTCAAAGTAG
- a CDS encoding DMT family transporter, producing the protein MWKIYATLTLAMFVWGFNLPLLKYLLLYVGPVTMTAFRLLLAGAVVFIILAALKLIRLPTKKEWPYILGGALLNVVSHHYFLNMGLERTSGSNASLILGTGPVLTAISVSLIFRNYPSNMQWIGFILGLGGVSSVVLAGGGMAGLAVGDVFVFISIATQVLSFLIIAKAAKTLDPRLMTAYMMVIGSLLLIVISLIQEPGEIRTFLEVPTNFWLAFAASAVIGTAVGHLLYNYSVGEVGPSKAAIFINFNTMFALLGSVLFLGEVLTARHLIGFVLIIAGVVLGSGAAEELWKQRRSKTSS; encoded by the coding sequence ATGTGGAAAATCTACGCAACTTTGACGTTGGCGATGTTCGTATGGGGGTTTAACTTACCGCTCCTCAAATACTTATTACTTTACGTTGGACCCGTTACGATGACGGCTTTTCGTTTATTACTTGCAGGTGCAGTCGTTTTTATAATCCTAGCCGCACTGAAATTAATTCGCCTTCCTACGAAAAAAGAATGGCCATACATACTCGGTGGAGCTCTCCTAAACGTCGTAAGTCATCACTATTTCCTCAATATGGGGCTTGAAAGAACTTCGGGTTCGAACGCCAGTCTAATTCTTGGTACTGGCCCCGTGTTAACGGCGATTTCCGTTTCGCTGATTTTTAGAAATTACCCATCCAACATGCAGTGGATTGGCTTTATCCTAGGGCTTGGCGGCGTCAGTTCAGTCGTTCTTGCTGGCGGCGGGATGGCAGGGCTAGCAGTCGGCGATGTGTTTGTTTTCATTTCGATTGCGACACAAGTATTGTCATTTTTAATTATCGCCAAAGCGGCGAAAACCCTTGACCCACGCCTTATGACAGCTTATATGATGGTCATAGGGAGTCTTCTATTAATCGTGATCAGCCTAATCCAAGAACCTGGTGAAATTCGCACATTTCTTGAGGTGCCGACTAATTTCTGGCTAGCCTTTGCCGCGAGTGCAGTTATCGGAACAGCGGTTGGCCATTTACTTTACAACTATTCCGTCGGCGAGGTAGGTCCTTCTAAAGCGGCCATCTTTATAAATTTTAATACGATGTTTGCTTTACTAGGATCAGTGCTGTTTCTTGGTGAAGTGCTTACCGCTCGTCACTTAATTGGCTTTGTGCTGATTATTGCGGGTGTCGTCCTGGGGTCTGGGGCGGCGGAGGAATTGTGGAAACAGCGTCGTAGTAAAACCTCTTCTTAG
- a CDS encoding gamma-glutamyltransferase family protein, with product MDYLYNPYATKRHTAFAKNGMVATSQPLAAQAGIEIMQQGGNAIDTAIATAAALTVVEPTSNGIGGDAFALVWVDHKLHGLNASGPAPQSLTIEQVKAAGHEKMPVHGLTPITVPGVPAAWAELAKKFGKLPLIKSLAPAIRYAEEGYPLTPILGKYWKIAYNRFKEIGTSEEFHAWFETFAPNGRAPEIGEMWRSPDHAETLRLIGESNAEAFYHGELADKIDAFMEKHGGYLRKSDLESYKLEWVTPISTNYRGYDIWEIPPNGQGMITLMGLNILSELPTPIPHDVQSLHNQIEAMKLAFIDGKAFITEQADMPIDYRELLSKAYAEKRVKKIGEHATIPEPLELPTGGTIYLAAADGEGNMVSFIQSNYMGFGSGVVVPGTGIALQNRGADFILEATHPNALKPGKRSYNTIIPGFITKEGQAVGPFGVMGGFMQPQGHLQLAINTIDYQLNPQAALDAPRWQWVEGNKVLVEPEFPNHLAQALARRGHDIQATVDAGSFGRGQIIWRDPKTGVLSGGTESRTDGAIALW from the coding sequence ATGGACTATTTATACAATCCATATGCTACAAAAAGACATACAGCATTCGCGAAAAACGGAATGGTCGCGACTTCGCAACCACTTGCTGCTCAAGCGGGGATTGAAATTATGCAACAAGGCGGGAATGCCATCGATACAGCAATTGCGACTGCGGCGGCTTTAACCGTAGTGGAACCGACATCGAACGGAATCGGCGGAGATGCATTTGCACTTGTCTGGGTGGATCATAAATTGCATGGTTTAAACGCATCTGGCCCTGCACCGCAATCCTTGACAATCGAACAAGTGAAAGCAGCGGGGCATGAAAAAATGCCGGTTCACGGATTAACACCCATCACAGTTCCTGGCGTCCCAGCTGCATGGGCAGAACTGGCCAAGAAATTCGGTAAATTACCGCTAATTAAATCGCTAGCACCTGCCATTCGCTACGCAGAAGAAGGCTATCCACTTACACCAATTCTCGGTAAGTATTGGAAAATCGCATACAATCGATTTAAAGAGATAGGTACTTCTGAAGAATTCCATGCATGGTTTGAAACTTTTGCACCGAACGGCAGGGCACCGGAAATCGGAGAAATGTGGCGCTCGCCGGACCATGCAGAAACATTGCGTCTCATTGGCGAATCAAACGCCGAAGCATTTTATCACGGGGAACTTGCTGATAAAATCGATGCGTTCATGGAAAAGCACGGCGGCTATTTACGAAAATCAGATTTAGAAAGCTACAAACTTGAATGGGTGACGCCAATATCAACGAATTACAGAGGGTACGATATTTGGGAAATCCCGCCGAATGGTCAAGGGATGATTACGTTAATGGGACTAAACATTTTATCCGAATTGCCAACACCAATCCCACATGACGTACAATCGTTACACAATCAAATTGAAGCAATGAAACTCGCATTTATCGACGGAAAAGCGTTTATTACAGAACAAGCAGATATGCCAATTGATTATCGTGAATTGCTGTCTAAAGCATATGCAGAAAAACGCGTTAAAAAAATCGGGGAACATGCGACAATTCCTGAACCGCTGGAATTGCCAACAGGCGGTACCATTTATTTAGCGGCTGCGGACGGAGAAGGCAATATGGTATCGTTTATTCAATCCAATTACATGGGCTTTGGTTCGGGTGTTGTTGTACCGGGAACGGGCATTGCACTACAAAACCGCGGCGCCGACTTTATTTTAGAAGCGACACATCCGAACGCTTTGAAACCTGGGAAAAGATCGTACAATACCATTATTCCTGGATTTATCACGAAAGAGGGACAAGCAGTTGGTCCATTCGGTGTCATGGGCGGATTTATGCAGCCACAAGGGCATCTTCAACTGGCAATCAATACGATTGATTACCAATTAAATCCACAAGCAGCGCTCGATGCACCGCGTTGGCAATGGGTGGAGGGGAATAAAGTGCTCGTGGAACCGGAATTTCCAAATCATTTAGCACAAGCCCTTGCTAGACGTGGACATGACATTCAAGCAACCGTCGATGCTGGCTCGTTCGGCCGTGGTCAAATCATTTGGCGAGACCCAAAAACCGGTGTCCTATCAGGTGGAACAGAATCTAGGACAGACGGAGCCATTGCTTTATGGTAA
- a CDS encoding aminotransferase class I/II-fold pyridoxal phosphate-dependent enzyme gives MALSLNSRMQAAELSGIRKISNLLDHYPNAINLTVGQPDFPTPTKIKEAAIHAIHSNHTSYTTNAGLLELRQAASDFFANQYGFTYNPQTEIIVTAGASGAMDATFRTILEEGDEIIIPSPIYTGYDALIKLTGATAIHLDTTKTNFIPDPQKLEALITPKTKAVVFNNPSNPTGAVIPNETMDGLVKVLTKHELFIISDEIYSENTFEGTHRSFAQYPEIRDKLFLIHGLSKSHAMTGWRLGFLFAAEKWAKHVLKAHAHNTLCANQPAQHAAICALNDCTEIPKEMNEQYIRRRNLVYHRLTEMGLPTIKPGGAFYMFPSILEFNMTSEQFVLTVLQEADVAFVPGSAFTPLGEGYIRISYAASDDQLEIAMNRLEKWIKNWRENERHIVPDSSLI, from the coding sequence ATGGCACTTTCCTTGAACTCCCGCATGCAAGCTGCCGAACTTTCTGGAATCCGAAAAATCTCCAATCTGCTCGATCATTACCCAAATGCCATCAACTTAACAGTCGGTCAACCCGATTTTCCGACACCGACAAAAATTAAAGAAGCAGCCATTCACGCGATTCATTCAAATCATACGAGTTACACGACGAACGCGGGGTTACTTGAACTACGACAAGCTGCCAGTGATTTTTTTGCGAATCAATACGGCTTCACTTACAATCCTCAAACTGAAATTATCGTGACGGCGGGGGCGAGCGGGGCAATGGATGCGACGTTTCGCACAATCCTCGAAGAAGGGGACGAAATTATTATCCCGTCACCGATTTACACAGGCTATGATGCACTCATTAAATTAACTGGGGCAACAGCCATCCACTTAGATACAACAAAAACGAACTTCATTCCAGATCCCCAAAAACTTGAAGCACTCATCACACCAAAAACAAAAGCAGTTGTTTTCAATAACCCGTCCAATCCAACTGGCGCTGTCATCCCCAACGAAACGATGGATGGGCTCGTCAAAGTGTTAACGAAACACGAGCTCTTCATCATTTCAGACGAAATATACAGCGAGAATACCTTTGAAGGTACACATCGTTCATTCGCCCAATATCCCGAAATAAGAGATAAACTTTTTCTGATTCATGGCCTTTCTAAATCCCATGCGATGACCGGTTGGCGACTCGGGTTTTTATTCGCGGCCGAAAAGTGGGCGAAACATGTCCTAAAAGCACATGCACACAATACGCTTTGTGCCAATCAACCCGCTCAACACGCAGCGATTTGTGCACTGAACGATTGCACGGAAATCCCAAAAGAAATGAACGAGCAATACATCCGGCGCCGCAACCTTGTCTATCATCGACTTACGGAAATGGGCTTACCAACCATCAAACCCGGCGGTGCATTCTACATGTTTCCTTCGATTCTAGAATTCAATATGACGTCCGAACAATTTGTCCTCACTGTACTACAAGAAGCTGATGTTGCTTTCGTTCCGGGGAGTGCCTTCACACCGCTTGGCGAAGGCTATATCCGTATTTCGTACGCCGCGTCCGATGACCAACTTGAAATTGCGATGAACCGTCTAGAAAAGTGGATCAAGAATTGGCGTGAGAATGAAAGGCATATCGTGCCGGATTCATCGCTTATATGA
- the panF gene encoding sodium/pantothenate symporter, which produces MNIDVILPLVFFLVLIFAIGLISSKRMAPGKSFLSDYFLGGRELGGFVLAMTMVATYGSASSFLGGPGTAYTVGFGWILLAMAQVVTGYFVLLILGKKFAILARRYNAVTMIDFLKARYNSPAVAILSAIAIIVFLFSAMTAQWVGGARLIESLTGLQYTTALFIFAVSVLVYVVIGGFRAVAVTDAVQGAIMVIGTLVLLIGVIIAGGGVPAIMQDLLNENPRLVTPFGADGSLSAAYVSSFWILVGVGVVALPQMAVRAMSYKNSRSMHRALVIGTIVTGFIMLNMHLIGIFARPVMPGIEIGDKVIPLVALEVLPAWLAGIVLAAPMAAIMSTVDSLLLLVSSAIVKDVYINFIRPDAEERRIKIVSFGVTAILGIIVFLLALKPPELLIFLNLFSFGGLEAAFIWPVVLGLYWKYGNKYGAIASMITGMLSYIGLHFYNQAFGNLFGVHTVTFPILLSFIAYVVFSLTVKREVYRF; this is translated from the coding sequence ATGAATATTGATGTAATCCTACCACTCGTCTTTTTTCTCGTTTTGATTTTCGCAATCGGGTTAATTTCATCGAAGCGCATGGCCCCTGGAAAAAGTTTTCTGAGTGACTACTTTTTAGGTGGGCGTGAACTCGGAGGATTTGTTCTTGCGATGACGATGGTTGCGACCTATGGCAGTGCATCGAGTTTCCTTGGGGGACCTGGAACAGCCTACACGGTTGGATTTGGCTGGATATTGCTCGCGATGGCACAAGTCGTTACTGGCTATTTTGTGTTGCTCATTCTCGGGAAAAAGTTCGCGATCTTGGCACGTAGATACAATGCGGTGACGATGATTGACTTTCTAAAGGCGCGGTATAATAGCCCAGCAGTCGCAATTTTATCTGCCATTGCCATTATTGTCTTTTTATTCTCAGCGATGACTGCACAGTGGGTTGGGGGGGCTCGCCTAATCGAGTCGCTCACCGGACTTCAATATACGACGGCACTCTTTATTTTCGCAGTTTCGGTTCTTGTGTACGTCGTGATTGGGGGATTCCGTGCCGTAGCGGTAACCGATGCGGTACAAGGGGCGATTATGGTTATCGGCACACTCGTTCTACTAATCGGCGTGATTATCGCAGGAGGCGGCGTTCCGGCAATTATGCAAGATTTGCTGAATGAAAACCCGCGCCTTGTCACACCATTTGGTGCAGATGGTTCTTTATCTGCCGCATACGTATCGTCCTTTTGGATACTCGTCGGTGTAGGTGTCGTTGCGTTGCCTCAAATGGCCGTTCGTGCAATGAGTTATAAAAATTCACGCTCGATGCACCGCGCGCTTGTGATTGGTACAATTGTTACGGGTTTTATTATGCTGAACATGCATTTAATCGGCATTTTCGCAAGACCTGTTATGCCAGGCATTGAAATCGGCGACAAAGTGATTCCGCTCGTTGCGCTTGAAGTGTTACCTGCATGGCTTGCTGGAATTGTGCTCGCAGCTCCAATGGCGGCGATCATGTCAACGGTTGATTCATTATTATTGCTCGTTAGCTCGGCGATCGTAAAAGACGTCTACATAAACTTTATTCGACCTGATGCGGAAGAAAGACGCATTAAAATCGTTAGTTTTGGTGTGACAGCCATTTTGGGCATTATTGTCTTTTTACTTGCGCTCAAGCCACCAGAGCTACTCATATTTTTAAATTTATTCTCATTTGGAGGACTTGAAGCTGCCTTCATTTGGCCAGTCGTCCTTGGACTTTACTGGAAATACGGCAATAAATACGGAGCCATCGCTTCGATGATTACGGGCATGCTTTCGTATATCGGTTTACATTTTTATAACCAAGCATTCGGAAATTTATTCGGTGTGCATACCGTGACATTTCCGATCCTATTGTCGTTCATTGCTTATGTCGTCTTTAGTTTGACGGTGAAAAGAGAAGTTTATCGGTTTTGA
- a CDS encoding YhdT family protein, which yields MNTKTSQTDPRFKIAHREARLGVGLAIFNFIWWFGFAYGLGSRPVEDYTYIFGLPDWFFYSCVVGFLLMSALVIVVTKYFLTEVSFDEEVEK from the coding sequence ATGAATACGAAAACATCTCAAACGGACCCTCGTTTCAAGATTGCACATAGAGAAGCACGGCTTGGCGTTGGTCTTGCGATTTTTAACTTTATTTGGTGGTTCGGTTTTGCGTATGGACTTGGGTCAAGACCTGTTGAAGACTATACATATATATTCGGTTTGCCGGATTGGTTTTTTTATAGTTGCGTCGTCGGTTTTCTCCTCATGTCGGCACTCGTTATTGTCGTGACGAAGTATTTCTTAACCGAAGTGTCATTTGACGAGGAGGTTGAAAAATGA
- a CDS encoding CDP-glycerol glycerophosphotransferase family protein translates to MIKELLIAIYLTITKILFNISKRFPTQNKYVFVSSFGDNIEHVAQEIIRQKKGKVVILQSNKRSYVFDKLKSSERTIIPYDSLNFIQYIRSMYHLATAKVVFVDNYFAFLSVMNFKPGVECIQLWHAAGAVKKFGLEDPAVSERSAAAHKRFLSVYRRFDKVVVGSDEMIPIFKAAFNLTEQRFLKTGIPRTDFFFDQTAVKEAKQAVLAEHPEIKGRKVILYAPTFRRDQLNGQSIALDVEKLTTALGDEYVLLVRMHPAVKMNNLPCSGKRLINVSSYPNINHLLVVTDYLISDYSSLPYEFALLNRPQIFFPYDLEAYEKESGFWDEYDNVVPGPVVYSTDDIIKLIHANNFNLQNIRAFSDKWNMYSTGQAAQALVRYLDK, encoded by the coding sequence TTGATCAAAGAACTGCTAATCGCAATTTATTTAACCATAACCAAAATTCTTTTCAACATATCCAAACGCTTCCCCACCCAAAACAAATACGTCTTCGTATCCAGCTTCGGTGACAACATAGAACACGTTGCCCAGGAAATAATTCGTCAAAAAAAGGGGAAAGTTGTCATCTTGCAGTCGAATAAGAGAAGCTATGTATTCGACAAGTTGAAGTCAAGTGAGCGAACGATTATTCCTTACGATAGTTTGAATTTCATTCAATATATTCGGAGTATGTACCATCTAGCAACAGCGAAGGTTGTATTTGTTGATAACTACTTCGCGTTTTTAAGTGTGATGAATTTCAAACCAGGCGTTGAATGTATTCAGCTTTGGCATGCTGCTGGCGCCGTGAAGAAGTTTGGGCTAGAAGATCCGGCTGTTTCTGAGCGTTCGGCTGCTGCCCACAAGCGTTTTTTGAGTGTTTATCGTCGATTCGACAAAGTTGTTGTCGGTTCGGATGAGATGATTCCGATTTTTAAAGCTGCGTTTAATTTAACTGAACAGCGATTTCTAAAGACTGGCATTCCAAGAACTGATTTTTTCTTTGATCAAACTGCAGTTAAGGAAGCGAAGCAAGCTGTATTAGCCGAACATCCGGAAATTAAAGGGAGAAAAGTCATTTTATATGCGCCCACTTTCCGCCGAGATCAGTTGAATGGACAATCGATTGCACTTGATGTCGAAAAGTTAACAACTGCACTTGGCGATGAGTATGTTTTACTCGTCCGGATGCATCCTGCGGTAAAAATGAATAATCTTCCGTGTTCTGGGAAAAGGTTAATCAATGTATCAAGCTATCCAAATATCAATCATTTACTTGTTGTCACAGATTACTTAATATCGGACTACTCTTCCCTCCCGTATGAATTTGCTTTGCTGAATCGGCCACAAATCTTTTTTCCGTATGATCTTGAAGCATATGAAAAAGAGAGCGGGTTTTGGGATGAGTATGACAATGTCGTACCAGGACCAGTCGTTTATTCAACTGACGACATCATTAAGTTAATTCATGCTAACAACTTTAATTTACAAAACATCCGAGCTTTTTCCGATAAATGGAATATGTATTCTACTGGGCAAGCTGCACAAGCGCTCGTTCGCTATTTGGATAAATAG
- a CDS encoding CapA family protein — translation MTRKFGLIMLVALLGSCSFAQNEQRHVPPNFQQKDASFDDFNYPKVEMTIGMIGDILLHHPLYTYEDYTDSFAEVKDIMTDIDFLLANQESMPGGKDFGYSGYPAFNSPAHIIDGLKNVGVDMVSIANNHTLDYGEKGIRAAIHNIKTYDMPYVGAYLSDEDQNEARIFTINQISLGFLAYTYGTNGIPTPKGKDYLVARIDPDRIAREVEELKKRVDVVVVSMHWGNEYELTANETQVKLAQVIADAGGDIIFGHHPHVLQQVERLQGVHGNDTIVYYSLGNFYSGQKFKYTDIGGIAHLTIVKDRNQSSPITLEAPTFYPTAVTKDERGVFKVVPLEIVEQEKNVTHDWVLEHMQVKN, via the coding sequence ATGACAAGAAAATTCGGCCTCATCATGCTTGTTGCATTACTTGGCAGTTGTTCATTTGCACAAAATGAACAACGACATGTTCCTCCTAATTTCCAACAAAAGGATGCCTCATTCGACGATTTCAACTATCCGAAAGTTGAGATGACAATCGGAATGATTGGCGATATTTTATTACACCATCCGTTGTATACGTATGAGGATTACACTGATTCTTTTGCAGAAGTGAAAGATATCATGACAGATATTGATTTTTTATTGGCCAATCAGGAGTCAATGCCTGGTGGAAAGGATTTTGGTTATAGTGGGTACCCCGCTTTTAATAGCCCGGCACATATTATTGACGGGTTGAAAAATGTGGGTGTCGATATGGTGTCCATTGCCAACAACCATACGCTCGATTACGGAGAAAAAGGGATACGCGCTGCGATTCATAACATCAAAACATACGACATGCCCTATGTGGGTGCCTACTTGTCCGATGAAGACCAAAATGAAGCGAGGATTTTCACGATTAATCAAATCTCACTTGGCTTTTTGGCGTATACATACGGGACAAATGGCATTCCTACCCCAAAAGGAAAAGATTATTTAGTCGCAAGAATTGACCCGGATCGAATCGCGCGTGAGGTCGAGGAATTAAAGAAACGCGTAGACGTTGTCGTTGTTTCCATGCATTGGGGCAACGAATACGAACTTACGGCGAATGAAACCCAGGTCAAGCTCGCCCAAGTCATTGCGGATGCAGGTGGGGATATCATTTTCGGTCACCATCCGCATGTGTTGCAGCAAGTGGAGCGTCTACAAGGCGTCCATGGAAACGACACAATCGTCTATTATTCCCTGGGAAATTTTTATTCCGGACAAAAATTCAAGTATACCGACATTGGTGGAATTGCGCATTTGACCATTGTCAAAGACCGTAATCAAAGCAGTCCGATTACATTGGAGGCACCTACTTTTTATCCAACAGCGGTAACCAAAGACGAACGCGGTGTCTTTAAGGTAGTCCCACTAGAAATTGTCGAACAAGAAAAGAATGTGACGCATGATTGGGTACTTGAGCATATGCAAGTTAAAAATTAA